The nucleotide window ATCCATGCCCGCGGTGGGTTCGTCGAGGAATACCAGCTCAGGACGGCCCACCAGGGCACAGGCCAGCGCAAGCCGTTGCTGCTGCCCCCCGGAGAGCCGGCGGAAGGTGGTGTTTGCGACGTCGGTGAGGCCCAAGGTGTCGAGTAACCAACGCGGATCCAACGGATCGGCCGCATAGGCCGCGACGAGGTCGAGCATTTCGCCGGCGCGCGCCGCTGGGTAGCCGCCGCCGCCCTGCAGCATCACGCCGATACGCGGGCGCAGGCGCGCGTTGTCGGCGATCGGGTCCAGCCCCAATACCTCGATGGTGCCGGTGTCCGGGCGTACGAAACCCTCACACATTTCCACCGTCGTCGTCTTGCCGGCCCCGTTGGGACCTAGCAGCGCCAGCACCTCTGCGGCGTGTACCTCGAGATCGAGGTTGGTGACGGCATTTAGCGATCCATAGTGTTTACCGACCCCACGGAGCCGCACCACGATTTCGGGGGCCGGGGGTTCGCTGGGCGCCGAGCTCACGTGGAGTCAGCGTAGGCGTCGGGTGCCGACGTCGGACGCCGGGTCACCGCAGGCTCAGTCGCCGGCGCCGCTGGTTGGTCTTGTTCCGCGGCGTCAGCGGGTAGTCCGCGCCACGGTAACCGTTGGTAGGTCAGTGCGATCAGCACCAGCACAATGATCGCGCTGGCCAGCGTGGCATCCACGATCTGGAACAACGCGAAGCGATCACCATTGGCCGTGGGGCCGAAGATGCCGACGATGAGGGTAACGACGATGGCTGCCACCCGGAATCCCGTGCGGGTCGCCCAGGCGGCCAGCGGAATGATTGCCCAGAGCAAATACCAGGGCTGCACCACGGGGAACAACAACACGGTGAGACCGAGTGCCACTCCAAGGCCTCCGATCGGGTGCAGTCGGCCGCGAAAGACCGCCAGCAACAGCCAGCTGACCATCACCATGATGATCAGCACACCCATGGCGCGCGTCAGGGACAGCACCGCGGTGGTGTGATCGCCGAGGCCCAGCAAGATCCCCACCTGCCCGGTGCCCAGTGCCAGCAGCGTCGGCGGTGACATCCAGCTGCGCACCACGTTGGCGGTGCCCAGTGTGTACATCCAGCCGAACCCCAGTCCGCTGGCCCAACCGACAATCGCCATCACCGACACGGCCAAGCCGGCCATCGCACCACCGGCGAGTAGCAGCGCCTTGATGGTGCCACCGCAGCGGTATGCCAGTGCCATGGTGATAAAGCCCAGTGCCAGCAGCGAGGGGAGCTTTACCTGCGATGACAGCGTGATCAGGATCGACCCCGCCGCCAGCATGCCCAGGGGTTCCCATTGCGCGAGCGCCTTGACCCGCCACGACGTGGGTAGCAGTTGGGGGGCATCTAGGCCACGCAACGCGAATTCGGCGCCGGCCAGCATCATCCCGAGCATCAGCGCTTCGTTGTGGATGCCGGCGACCAGGTGCATGAACAGCAGCGGATTGGCCGCGCCGAGCCATAGCGCGCTCACTTCGGCGACCCCGCAGCGCTGGGCAAGACGCGGCGTTGCCCAGACGATCAACGCCACCCCGATCAATACCACCAGCCGATGGAAGAGCACGGCCGCGACGATGTTCTCCCCGGTGAGGTGGGAGATTCCGCGACCGATCCACAAAAACAGGGGACCGTAGGGTGCCGGCGTCTCCCGC belongs to Mycobacterium basiliense and includes:
- a CDS encoding ABC transporter ATP-binding protein produces the protein MSSAPSEPPAPEIVVRLRGVGKHYGSLNAVTNLDLEVHAAEVLALLGPNGAGKTTTVEMCEGFVRPDTGTIEVLGLDPIADNARLRPRIGVMLQGGGGYPAARAGEMLDLVAAYAADPLDPRWLLDTLGLTDVANTTFRRLSGGQQQRLALACALVGRPELVFLDEPTAGMDAHARLLVWELIDALRRDGVTVLLTTHQLKEAEELADRLVIIDHGVTVAAGTPSELMRSGAKDQLRFTAPPRLDLSLLATALPEDYQSSEITPGEYLVEGPITPQVLATVTAWCARIDVLATDMRVEQRSLEDVFLDMTGRKLRP
- the mptB gene encoding polyprenol phosphomannose-dependent alpha 1,6 mannosyltransferase MptB; protein product: MAARHHTLSSSIASLHGDEQAVGSPLNAAELSALRRTRLFGATGTVLMGVGALGAGARPVVQDPTFGVRLLNLPSRIQTVSLTMTTTGAVMMALAWLMLGRFALGKRRMSRGELDRTLLLWMLPLLVAPPMYSKDVYSYLAQSQIARDGLDPYRVGPASGLGLGHVFTLSVPSLWRETPAPYGPLFLWIGRGISHLTGENIVAAVLFHRLVVLIGVALIVWATPRLAQRCGVAEVSALWLGAANPLLFMHLVAGIHNEALMLGMMLAGAEFALRGLDAPQLLPTSWRVKALAQWEPLGMLAAGSILITLSSQVKLPSLLALGFITMALAYRCGGTIKALLLAGGAMAGLAVSVMAIVGWASGLGFGWMYTLGTANVVRSWMSPPTLLALGTGQVGILLGLGDHTTAVLSLTRAMGVLIIMVMVSWLLLAVFRGRLHPIGGLGVALGLTVLLFPVVQPWYLLWAIIPLAAWATRTGFRVAAIVVTLIVGIFGPTANGDRFALFQIVDATLASAIIVLVLIALTYQRLPWRGLPADAAEQDQPAAPATEPAVTRRPTSAPDAYADST